From the genome of Streptomyces xanthophaeus:
GGATCCCGGGGCCGATCTGGCTGGTCCTGGTCGGCATGCTGATCAACCGGCTGGGCAATTTCCTCCAGATCTACCTGGTGCTCTACCTCACCGACAAGGGCTTCAGCACGTCCGCGGCCGCCTTCGCCCTCGGCGCGTACGGGGTGGGCTCGGTCGTCGGCGTCCTGGCGGGCGGCTCGATCTCCGACCGGGTCGGCTACGCGTGGACCATCGTCGGATCGATGGCCCTCGCCGGCCTGCTCACCCTCAGCCTGGTCTACCTCGACAGCCTGCCCGTGGTGATCACGGTGGCCGCCGTGATCGGCATCGCGGCCCAGGCCTACCGGCCCGCCTCCTCGGCGCTGCTGGTGGAGGCCACCCCCGAGGAACACCACGTGATGGTGTTCGCGGTCTACCGCATGGCGTTCAACCTCGGCACCACCGCGGGCCCCCTGCTCGGCGCCCTGCTCATCAGCTACTCGTACGACCTGATGTTCTACATCGATGCGGTGACCTCGGTCGGCTTCGCCCTCTTCGCCCTGGTCCTGGTCCGCACGGGCACGACCCCCGGTCCCGGCGCCCGGGATCCGCAGGCCGACGGCGCGTCGTACCTGGCCGTACTCCGCGACCGGCGCTACCTGCTGTTCCTGCTGGCGCTGTTCCTCAACGCCGTCGTCTACATCCAGCACACCTCCGCGCTGCCGCTCCAGCTCAAGGCGGACGGCCACGGGCCGACCTTCTACTCCACCCTGCTCTCGCTGAACGCGGCCATGGTCATCTGCCTGGAACTGCTGTTCACCAAGTACGTGCAGCACCTCCCGGGACGGTTCGCCGTCGCGCTGGGCGTCGGCCTGGTCGGCGTCGGCATGAACCTGTACGTGGCCGGTCCCGGCATGGCCATGTTCGTGATCGCGACGGTGGTGTGGACGGTCGGCGAGATGATCGGCACCCCGACCGCCTCCGCCTGGCCCGGCAAGGTCGCCCCCGCGCACCTGCGGGGCCGCTACATCGCGGCCTCCGCCTTCCCGATGCAGATCGGCTACGCGGTGGGCCCGGTCATCGGCATCGCGGCCTGGCAGGCCTCGGCCGCCTCCGTGTGGTGGCTGTGCGGAGCACTGACCGCCCTCGCCGTCGTCGTCACCCTGATCGGCATGGCCGAACCCCCCGCCGACCGCCGGCAGCGGACCGCGGACGCCGAGCCGGCCGCCGCGCCGACGCCCGCCGAAACCCCCTGAGCCCTCTCCCCCGTGCCGCGGTTCGCCGGCACGCCGTGATCCGGAAGTGAGCGAAGCTGCCCATGGCCTACGCAGACGGCATCGAGAATTTCGTGAAGACGGTCGACGGCGCCCTGCCGCCGGACTTCTACACCTACCCCGTCGAACGACAGCGCGCCCTGTACGACGGGCTGACCGAGGTCCTCCCGATCCCCGTGCCCGAGGGCGTCAGCCACCGGGACGCGAGCGTCACCCACGGCGGCCGGACCGCCCGGATCCGCATCTACGAGCCGGCCCGGCGCACCGGCGACGCCGTGCTGTTCTACATACGCGGCGGCGGCTTCGTCATCGGCTCCCTCCACAGCCACCACAGCCTGGTCGCCGAACTCGCCGACCGCACCGGTCTGGTGGCGATCGCCCTCGACTTCGGCATGGCCCCGGAGAACCCGCACCCCGGCCCGCTGGAGGACTGTTACGCCGGACTGTGCGGCACGCTGGCCGACCTGCCCGGGCTCGGGCTCGACGGCATCGACCCCGAGGGCGCGGTGCTCTGCGGAGAGAGCTCCGGGGCCAACATGGCCGTCGTCCTCTCGATGATCGCCCGCGACCGGGGCGGCCCCCGGCTGCGCGGCCAGGCGGTGATCAGCCCGGTGCTCGACTTCACCCGGTGGCGGCACGGCGGCGAGGACGCGCCCCTGCTCTCCGGCGGGGAGATGGAGTTCTACACCGCGTGCTACTGCCCGGAGCCCGGACAGGCGGACCTCCCGTACGTCTCGCCGCTGCTCACCGGCACCTTCCACGACCTGCCGCCCGCCTACGTCGTGGGCTGCGAGATGGACTCGCTGCGCGTGGACGCCGAGAAGTACACCGCCCGGCTGCGGCAGAACGGCACGCCGGTGACGTACGTGATGGAGGAGGGGATGGTGCACGCCCCGGTGCGCGCCCGCCGGATCAGCGAGCCGGCCGGGGCGTTCTTCGCGCGCTACTGCGACGCCGTGGCCGCCCTGGCGGCCGGAGAGGCGGCCGGCCGTGACGAGCGCTGAGCGGACCCCGGACGCACCGCAGGGCCCCTGCGTGATCGTGGACCCGTATTCCTCGGGGGCCCTGTTCGCACAGACGCTGGCCGATCACGGCGTCCCGGTCGTGGCGGTGGTCACCGGCCCCCGGCCGCCGGAGGCCTACGCCTCCTCCTACCAGCCGCAGGACTTCCCCGAGATCATCGTCTACGAGGGCGACCTGGAGGCCGTCGCGGAGCGGCTGCGGGCGCTGGACCCGCGCTGTGTCGTGGCGGGCTGCGAGTCCGGGGTGGAACTGGCCGAACGGCTCGCCCCGCTCGTGACGCCCGAGCGGTGCAACGCACCCGGACTCGCCGATGCCCGCAGGGACAAGAGCGCCATGGCGGCCGCCGTCGCGGCGGCCGGCCTGCCGGTCATCCCGCAGATCTGCACGGCCGACGCCGACGAGGTGGCGGCCTGGCTGGAGCGCGAGGGCCTGGCCGGGGCGGACCTGGTCGTCAAGCCGCCCAAGAGCGCCAGCACCGACGGTGTGATCAAGCTGGCCGGCGGCGAGGACTGGCGGACGGTGTTCGCGCGCCAGCTCGGCCGGGTCAACCAGTTCGGCGAGGTCGACGACCGGCTCCTGGTCCAGAAGTTCGTCACCGGCACCGAATACGTGATCGACACCTTCAGCCACGACGGCAAGCACGCCGTGGTCGACGTGTGCGCCTACCGCAAGGTCGACAACGGTCCGCACATGGCCGTCTACGACACCATGCGATGGCTCCCGCCGGACGATCCGGCCCTGCCCGGCATCACGGAGTACGTCTTCGGCGTCCTGGACGCGGTGGGCCTGCGCTTCGGCTCGGCCCACGTCGAGGTGATGGGCACGGCGGAGGGACCG
Proteins encoded in this window:
- a CDS encoding MDR family MFS transporter; this translates as MTNTGHDSPEGRKAARPSVVQTLRGIPGPIWLVLVGMLINRLGNFLQIYLVLYLTDKGFSTSAAAFALGAYGVGSVVGVLAGGSISDRVGYAWTIVGSMALAGLLTLSLVYLDSLPVVITVAAVIGIAAQAYRPASSALLVEATPEEHHVMVFAVYRMAFNLGTTAGPLLGALLISYSYDLMFYIDAVTSVGFALFALVLVRTGTTPGPGARDPQADGASYLAVLRDRRYLLFLLALFLNAVVYIQHTSALPLQLKADGHGPTFYSTLLSLNAAMVICLELLFTKYVQHLPGRFAVALGVGLVGVGMNLYVAGPGMAMFVIATVVWTVGEMIGTPTASAWPGKVAPAHLRGRYIAASAFPMQIGYAVGPVIGIAAWQASAASVWWLCGALTALAVVVTLIGMAEPPADRRQRTADAEPAAAPTPAETP
- a CDS encoding alpha/beta hydrolase translates to MAYADGIENFVKTVDGALPPDFYTYPVERQRALYDGLTEVLPIPVPEGVSHRDASVTHGGRTARIRIYEPARRTGDAVLFYIRGGGFVIGSLHSHHSLVAELADRTGLVAIALDFGMAPENPHPGPLEDCYAGLCGTLADLPGLGLDGIDPEGAVLCGESSGANMAVVLSMIARDRGGPRLRGQAVISPVLDFTRWRHGGEDAPLLSGGEMEFYTACYCPEPGQADLPYVSPLLTGTFHDLPPAYVVGCEMDSLRVDAEKYTARLRQNGTPVTYVMEEGMVHAPVRARRISEPAGAFFARYCDAVAALAAGEAAGRDER
- a CDS encoding ATP-grasp domain-containing protein; translation: MTSAERTPDAPQGPCVIVDPYSSGALFAQTLADHGVPVVAVVTGPRPPEAYASSYQPQDFPEIIVYEGDLEAVAERLRALDPRCVVAGCESGVELAERLAPLVTPERCNAPGLADARRDKSAMAAAVAAAGLPVIPQICTADADEVAAWLEREGLAGADLVVKPPKSASTDGVIKLAGGEDWRTVFARQLGRVNQFGEVDDRLLVQKFVTGTEYVIDTFSHDGKHAVVDVCAYRKVDNGPHMAVYDTMRWLPPDDPALPGITEYVFGVLDAVGLRFGSAHVEVMGTAEGPLLIELGARPHGGGQPRFNRNATGDSQIDRTVRWLTGGELPQSYELLVHQMCVFHIAPRSGTVRGTAALDGVRDLPSHHFSIQNLSDGDHVPATRDLVDSLNFGFVILAHPDAGQIQRDYEAVRAAERLLSIEEQRSTPPLS